The Pygocentrus nattereri isolate fPygNat1 chromosome 1, fPygNat1.pri, whole genome shotgun sequence genome window below encodes:
- the LOC108444401 gene encoding sodium/hydrogen exchanger 3-like isoform X2, giving the protein MPQSTLLTLLKVVFLICSTLAGEESEEESQSQHHHAETNLTDAFIVRLNWHHVENPYLVVLWIFVAGVAKIFVAQLNARLKSFFPESGLLIICGFILGGIVWGADKAQTFKLEPRNFFYFLLPQIILDTGYFMPNKLFFSNLGAILVHAVIGTCWNAGAVGVSLWGCYLGGAMGDLNIGLLQFLLFGSLLAAVDPVAVIAVFEEVHVNEVLFIWVFGESLLNDGVTVVLYNVFDAFVSLGGSKINAGEIIKGIVSFFVVSFGGSLIGVAFAIIISLLTKYTGKVQIIEAGFIFVLGYLSYLTAEMLSLSAILSVTFCGVCCQKYVNANMDEKSVTAVRYAMKVFANGSETMIFVFLGVTAIDNVIWVWNTGFICLTILFAIVYRFIGVFTLTWMLNRYRLVPIEVIDQLVMSYGGLRGAVAYGLAASLDETRIKEKNLIISTTLIVVYFTVVIQGLTMKPLVKWLKVKRVEPTELKLIAKVNNRACEHILAAMEDIAGRIGDNWWTRGWKRFEDTYITWFLMKPEARKNKDYLFSIFHKLNLEDAVNYVAEGEKRGSLAFLRNGDRTNVDFDKKFGMEFSGVMPDITSELDYGIDNVPMTSIRRDSIPSVSLDIHEQDMKDMNEDFNAHHLLQQHLYRSRKNHRHKYSRSDFKINQSEDEVQEIFQRTMRSRLESFKSAKMGVSPAKKITKHPKPSQKMSNGKSTDTSKSYPYGDEDFEFSEVDSAYSGDAAAAGGSSPMRAPPYTVGAGIENPAFMPEMDTPPPPWLTEVETDTSVAPSQRAQRQLPWSPTNLQRLTPLRISNRSTDSFVMADVPAAQDSPEEPPEDGSQQDGTHM; this is encoded by the exons ATGCCACAATCTACCCTTCTGACTTTACTGAAGGTGGTATTTCTGATATGTAGCACACTGGctggagaagaaagtgaagaGGAATCGCAAAGCCAGCACCATCATGCAGAGACAAACTTAACAGATGCTTTCATAGTCAGATTAAACTGGCATCATGTGGAGAATCCTTACCTGGTAGTCCTGTGGATATTTGTGGCTGGAGTGGCAAAGATTTTTG TGGCCCAGCTGAATGCCCGACTCAAGAGCTTCTTTCCTGAGAGTGGGCTCCTCATCATCTGTGGTTTCATTCTGGGAGGGATTGTCTGGGGTGCAGACAAGGCTCAGACCTTCAAACTTGAGCCAAGAAACTTCTTCTACTTCCTGCTGCCCCAGATCATCCTGGACACTGGCTACTTCATGCCAAACAAGCTTTTCTTCAGCAACCTGGGTGCCATCCTTGTCCACGCCGTTATTGGGACGTGTTGGAATGCGGGTGCAGTGGGTGTGTCCCTTTGGGGCTGCTATTTAGGAGGAGCTATGG GTGATCTGAACATTGGACTGTTACAGTTCCTGCTGTTTGGCAGTCTGCTTGCAGCTGTAGACCCTGTGGCTGTGATTGCTGTGTTCGAGGAGGTGCATGTGAACGAGGTGCTCTTCATCTGGGTGTTTGGAGAGTCGCTGCTCAATGACGGAGTCACAGTG GTGCTGTACAATGTCTTTGATGCTTTTGTGTCATTGGGAGGGTCAAAGATCAATGCAGGCGAAATCATCAAAGGCATAG TCTCATTCTTTGTAGTGTCATTTGGAGGTTCACTAATAGGCGTCGCATTTGCCATCATCATCTCTCTGCTGACCAAGTATACAGGAAAAGTCCAAATCATTGAGGCTGGGTTCATCTTCGTTCTTGGCTATCTGTCTTACCTCACCGCTGAGATGCTCTCGCTTTCGGCCATCCTTTC AGTTACTTTCTGTGGTGTCTGCTGTCAAAAATACGTGAACGCCAACATGGATGAAAAGTCTGTTACTGCTGTGCGCTATGCTATGAAGGTGTTCGCCAATGGCTCAGAGACAATGATCTTTGTCTTCTTGGGTGTCACAGCCATTGATAATGTCATCTGGGTGTGGAACACTGGCTTCATCTGCCTCACAATACTATTCGCTATTGTCTACCGGTTCATTG GTGTTTTCACCTTGACCTGGATGCTAAACCGCTACAGACTGGTTCCCATAGAGGTCATCGATCAGCTAGTGATGAGCTATGGTGGTCTGCGAGGGGCAGTAGCATATGGTTTGGCAGCTTCATTGGACGAAACCAGGATCAAAGAGAAGAACCTGATAATCAGCACGACACTCATTGTGGTGTACTTCACTGTCGTTATTCAG GGTCTCACTATGAAGCCCCTTGTCAAATGGCTCAAAGTCAAGAGGGTTGAACCAACTGAGCTGAAACTTATTGCAAAAGTGAACAACAGG GCATGTGAGCACATTCTGGCGGCAATGGAGGACATTGCTGGACGCATAGGAGATAACTGGTGGACCAGAGG CTGGAAGCGGTTTGAGGACACCTACATCACCTGGTTTTTGATGAAGCCAGAGGCCAGAAAGAACAAAGATTACCTTTTCAGTATTTTCCACAAACTTAATCTGGAGGACGCTGTTAATTATGTGGCTGAG GGGGAAAAACGTGGATCTCTGGCCTTCCTGCGCAATGGTGACCGTACTAACGTGGATTTCGATAAGAAGTTTGGCATGGAGTTTTCTGGAGTCATGCCTGACATCACCTCTGAGCTAGACTATGGCATCGACAACGTACCAATGACCTCCATCAG ACGTGACAGCATTCCTTCGGTGTCTCTGGACATTCATGAGCAAGACATGAAAGACATGAATgaggacttcaatgctcaccaCCTATTGCAGCAGCATCTGTACCGGAGCaggaaaaat CACCGTCACAAGTACAGCCGCAGTGACTTCAAAATCAACCAGAGTGAGGACGAAGTGCAGGAGATCTTCCAGAGGACCATGAGGAGCCGCCTTGAGTCCTTCAAATCTGCAAAGATGGGCGTCAGTCCTGCCAAGAAAATCACAAAGCACCCAAAACCAAGCCAGAAG ATGTCTAATGGGAAAAGTACAGATACAAGTAAAAGCTATCCATATGGAGATGAAG ATTTTGAGTTTTCGGAAGTAGACAGTGCCTACAGTGGTGATGCCGCAGCTGCAGGGGGCAGTTCTCCTATGAGAGCTCCTCCATACACAGTGGGAG CTGGCATTGAGAACCCAGCTTTCATGCCAGAGATGGACACTCCTCCGCCTCCTTGGCTAACGGAAGTTGAGACTGACACTAGTGTAGCGCCTTCTCAGAGAGCACAGCGCCAGCTACCCTGGAGCCCCACCAATCTCCAGCGCCTCACGCCTCTGAGGATCAGTAACCGGTCCACTGACTCCTTTGTGATGGCTGATGTTCCTGCCGCTCAGGATTCACCTGAGGAACCACCCGAAGACGGGTCTCAGCAGGATGGTACCCACATGTAG
- the LOC108444401 gene encoding sodium/hydrogen exchanger 3-like isoform X1, which produces MTLLPRLSLALTLLVVFSELSQANILRSSSGSSSGSEGSPSTNVTSNSSTTITTLPIVTWKWHHVETPYLVALWVLVCWLCKLLAQLNARLKSFFPESGLLIICGFILGGIVWGADKAQTFKLEPRNFFYFLLPQIILDTGYFMPNKLFFSNLGAILVHAVIGTCWNAGAVGVSLWGCYLGGAMGDLNIGLLQFLLFGSLLAAVDPVAVIAVFEEVHVNEVLFIWVFGESLLNDGVTVVLYNVFDAFVSLGGSKINAGEIIKGIVSFFVVSFGGSLIGVAFAIIISLLTKYTGKVQIIEAGFIFVLGYLSYLTAEMLSLSAILSVTFCGVCCQKYVNANMDEKSVTAVRYAMKVFANGSETMIFVFLGVTAIDNVIWVWNTGFICLTILFAIVYRFIGVFTLTWMLNRYRLVPIEVIDQLVMSYGGLRGAVAYGLAASLDETRIKEKNLIISTTLIVVYFTVVIQGLTMKPLVKWLKVKRVEPTELKLIAKVNNRACEHILAAMEDIAGRIGDNWWTRGWKRFEDTYITWFLMKPEARKNKDYLFSIFHKLNLEDAVNYVAEGEKRGSLAFLRNGDRTNVDFDKKFGMEFSGVMPDITSELDYGIDNVPMTSIRRDSIPSVSLDIHEQDMKDMNEDFNAHHLLQQHLYRSRKNHRHKYSRSDFKINQSEDEVQEIFQRTMRSRLESFKSAKMGVSPAKKITKHPKPSQKMSNGKSTDTSKSYPYGDEDFEFSEVDSAYSGDAAAAGGSSPMRAPPYTVGAGIENPAFMPEMDTPPPPWLTEVETDTSVAPSQRAQRQLPWSPTNLQRLTPLRISNRSTDSFVMADVPAAQDSPEEPPEDGSQQDGTHM; this is translated from the exons ATGACACTTTTACCACGGCTCAGCCTTGCCCTCACTTTGCTGGTGGTCTTCAGCGAATTGAGCCAGGCCAATATATTACGGAGCAGCAGTGGGTCAAGCAGTGGGTCAGAAGGTAGCCCATCGACCAATGTGACTAGTAATTCTTCCACAACCATCACAACGCTGCCCATCGTCACTTGGAAATGGCACCATGTGGAAACGCCATACTTGGTAGCCCTTTGGGTCCTGGTCTGCTGGCTCTGTAAACTGT TGGCCCAGCTGAATGCCCGACTCAAGAGCTTCTTTCCTGAGAGTGGGCTCCTCATCATCTGTGGTTTCATTCTGGGAGGGATTGTCTGGGGTGCAGACAAGGCTCAGACCTTCAAACTTGAGCCAAGAAACTTCTTCTACTTCCTGCTGCCCCAGATCATCCTGGACACTGGCTACTTCATGCCAAACAAGCTTTTCTTCAGCAACCTGGGTGCCATCCTTGTCCACGCCGTTATTGGGACGTGTTGGAATGCGGGTGCAGTGGGTGTGTCCCTTTGGGGCTGCTATTTAGGAGGAGCTATGG GTGATCTGAACATTGGACTGTTACAGTTCCTGCTGTTTGGCAGTCTGCTTGCAGCTGTAGACCCTGTGGCTGTGATTGCTGTGTTCGAGGAGGTGCATGTGAACGAGGTGCTCTTCATCTGGGTGTTTGGAGAGTCGCTGCTCAATGACGGAGTCACAGTG GTGCTGTACAATGTCTTTGATGCTTTTGTGTCATTGGGAGGGTCAAAGATCAATGCAGGCGAAATCATCAAAGGCATAG TCTCATTCTTTGTAGTGTCATTTGGAGGTTCACTAATAGGCGTCGCATTTGCCATCATCATCTCTCTGCTGACCAAGTATACAGGAAAAGTCCAAATCATTGAGGCTGGGTTCATCTTCGTTCTTGGCTATCTGTCTTACCTCACCGCTGAGATGCTCTCGCTTTCGGCCATCCTTTC AGTTACTTTCTGTGGTGTCTGCTGTCAAAAATACGTGAACGCCAACATGGATGAAAAGTCTGTTACTGCTGTGCGCTATGCTATGAAGGTGTTCGCCAATGGCTCAGAGACAATGATCTTTGTCTTCTTGGGTGTCACAGCCATTGATAATGTCATCTGGGTGTGGAACACTGGCTTCATCTGCCTCACAATACTATTCGCTATTGTCTACCGGTTCATTG GTGTTTTCACCTTGACCTGGATGCTAAACCGCTACAGACTGGTTCCCATAGAGGTCATCGATCAGCTAGTGATGAGCTATGGTGGTCTGCGAGGGGCAGTAGCATATGGTTTGGCAGCTTCATTGGACGAAACCAGGATCAAAGAGAAGAACCTGATAATCAGCACGACACTCATTGTGGTGTACTTCACTGTCGTTATTCAG GGTCTCACTATGAAGCCCCTTGTCAAATGGCTCAAAGTCAAGAGGGTTGAACCAACTGAGCTGAAACTTATTGCAAAAGTGAACAACAGG GCATGTGAGCACATTCTGGCGGCAATGGAGGACATTGCTGGACGCATAGGAGATAACTGGTGGACCAGAGG CTGGAAGCGGTTTGAGGACACCTACATCACCTGGTTTTTGATGAAGCCAGAGGCCAGAAAGAACAAAGATTACCTTTTCAGTATTTTCCACAAACTTAATCTGGAGGACGCTGTTAATTATGTGGCTGAG GGGGAAAAACGTGGATCTCTGGCCTTCCTGCGCAATGGTGACCGTACTAACGTGGATTTCGATAAGAAGTTTGGCATGGAGTTTTCTGGAGTCATGCCTGACATCACCTCTGAGCTAGACTATGGCATCGACAACGTACCAATGACCTCCATCAG ACGTGACAGCATTCCTTCGGTGTCTCTGGACATTCATGAGCAAGACATGAAAGACATGAATgaggacttcaatgctcaccaCCTATTGCAGCAGCATCTGTACCGGAGCaggaaaaat CACCGTCACAAGTACAGCCGCAGTGACTTCAAAATCAACCAGAGTGAGGACGAAGTGCAGGAGATCTTCCAGAGGACCATGAGGAGCCGCCTTGAGTCCTTCAAATCTGCAAAGATGGGCGTCAGTCCTGCCAAGAAAATCACAAAGCACCCAAAACCAAGCCAGAAG ATGTCTAATGGGAAAAGTACAGATACAAGTAAAAGCTATCCATATGGAGATGAAG ATTTTGAGTTTTCGGAAGTAGACAGTGCCTACAGTGGTGATGCCGCAGCTGCAGGGGGCAGTTCTCCTATGAGAGCTCCTCCATACACAGTGGGAG CTGGCATTGAGAACCCAGCTTTCATGCCAGAGATGGACACTCCTCCGCCTCCTTGGCTAACGGAAGTTGAGACTGACACTAGTGTAGCGCCTTCTCAGAGAGCACAGCGCCAGCTACCCTGGAGCCCCACCAATCTCCAGCGCCTCACGCCTCTGAGGATCAGTAACCGGTCCACTGACTCCTTTGTGATGGCTGATGTTCCTGCCGCTCAGGATTCACCTGAGGAACCACCCGAAGACGGGTCTCAGCAGGATGGTACCCACATGTAG